A portion of the Thalassotalea sp. LPB0316 genome contains these proteins:
- a CDS encoding S1 family peptidase, producing MKQISFLLLVVVAFASNAKEQAGQIFEQLAPALYQIKIIERVSGEKTTIGSAFQITNEGLIATNYHVVSGYARHPEKYKMEFLDNDGNKGELSLESVDVINDLALVKKLIHQPNDNPVFEIAKLAPTKGEKLFSLGNPHDLGMIVVPGTYNGLLPDSFTDKIHFTGSINSGMSGGPVVNADSKVVGINVATSGNSIGFLIPHDKLQALYNAYVIAPPTDITHQIAEQLKVYQAELIEEVLASQWLQKPLGQGSIPTIDAPFIRCWGDSNADKESALLLSALASCSLEDNTYIENNFFTGHLVMEYRYLAAKNISDTKFYHLYNQKLHNARAYNKVQKDDVTEFSCQHDIISPENQSIIQKAVFCARAYKDFPNLYDVVYLAASVDKNQQALISNFSLSGVKQDSAMAFMKKFIEAVTWQ from the coding sequence ATGAAGCAAATTTCATTTTTGCTTTTAGTTGTCGTCGCATTTGCCAGTAACGCGAAAGAACAAGCTGGCCAAATTTTTGAACAGCTAGCGCCAGCGCTTTATCAAATAAAAATTATTGAGCGCGTCAGTGGCGAAAAAACCACCATTGGTTCAGCCTTTCAAATCACCAATGAAGGTTTAATAGCAACAAATTATCACGTCGTGTCAGGTTATGCTCGTCACCCTGAAAAATACAAAATGGAGTTTTTAGATAACGATGGTAACAAAGGCGAATTGTCACTCGAAAGCGTTGATGTCATTAATGACTTAGCCTTAGTAAAAAAGCTTATCCATCAACCCAATGACAATCCTGTGTTTGAAATTGCAAAACTAGCACCAACGAAAGGCGAAAAACTGTTTTCATTGGGTAACCCACACGATTTGGGGATGATTGTTGTCCCTGGTACCTATAATGGTCTATTACCCGACTCATTTACCGACAAAATCCATTTTACTGGCTCTATCAATTCAGGCATGAGCGGTGGCCCAGTAGTTAATGCTGACTCAAAAGTCGTCGGTATTAATGTTGCTACTTCAGGTAACTCGATTGGTTTTTTGATTCCTCACGATAAACTACAAGCGCTGTATAACGCATATGTAATCGCACCGCCAACCGATATTACTCACCAAATAGCCGAACAACTCAAGGTTTATCAAGCCGAATTAATTGAAGAAGTATTGGCAAGCCAATGGCTACAAAAACCATTAGGCCAAGGCTCAATCCCAACCATCGACGCCCCATTTATTCGTTGCTGGGGCGATTCAAACGCCGACAAAGAAAGTGCTTTATTGTTATCTGCGCTAGCAAGTTGTTCGCTGGAGGATAATACCTATATTGAAAACAACTTTTTCACGGGCCACTTAGTGATGGAATATCGCTACTTAGCGGCTAAAAACATAAGTGATACCAAGTTCTATCACTTATATAATCAAAAACTTCACAACGCTAGAGCGTATAACAAAGTACAGAAAGACGATGTTACTGAGTTCAGCTGCCAGCACGATATTATTTCGCCTGAAAATCAATCTATCATCCAAAAAGCCGTGTTTTGTGCCCGCGCCTACAAAGACTTTCCTAATTTATATGACGTTGTCTACCTCGCCGCTTCTGTTGATAAGAATCAGCAAGCCTTGATCAGTAACTTCAGTTTATCAGGGGTTAAACAAGACAGTGCAATGGCGTTTATGAAGAAGTTTATTGAGGCAGTAACATGGCAGTGA
- a CDS encoding FHA domain-containing protein, whose product MAVIIIEQINRGQKLICRDRFDSNAIDIGRSYQNDIIIDDPHICPEHVKLSFDGEHWLVEDQGSINGSFLGDTKQNANQHILHSGDIISIGKSQLRVVFPDHPVSPTIKVSPFESLIEKARQPLSIALSLLLFTSLFGYLLYLGKQTEVTFTQLLVPAVGMTLGFSLWPSLVALISHLTKNDARYWSQIGVSFVIFNLFWLSDFIEFMLHFNLSSAWPVSWLTSLLPITLAFCLFWLNCYIGFHMSDIKRIVVSASLCLLIFGGAYLITLSNKPEFRERPTYDATIMTPNFLIAPSTPASEFIENAAVVFAKADEKVNED is encoded by the coding sequence ATGGCAGTGATTATTATTGAACAGATCAACCGCGGCCAGAAGTTAATATGCCGTGATCGCTTTGACAGCAATGCCATTGATATTGGTCGCAGTTACCAAAATGATATTATAATTGACGATCCCCATATTTGCCCTGAACACGTTAAGTTGAGTTTTGACGGTGAACATTGGCTTGTAGAAGATCAAGGCTCTATTAACGGCTCCTTTTTAGGTGACACCAAACAAAACGCCAACCAACACATACTGCACTCAGGCGATATTATTAGTATTGGTAAAAGCCAATTAAGAGTGGTATTTCCAGACCATCCAGTGAGCCCAACCATTAAAGTCAGTCCATTTGAAAGCTTGATCGAAAAAGCTCGTCAGCCGTTAAGTATTGCCTTAAGTTTATTATTATTTACTTCACTATTTGGCTACTTACTGTATTTAGGCAAACAAACAGAAGTGACTTTTACGCAATTACTTGTGCCTGCTGTTGGCATGACTTTAGGCTTTAGCTTATGGCCGTCATTGGTGGCGCTAATTTCTCATCTCACCAAAAACGATGCCCGTTATTGGTCACAAATCGGGGTTAGCTTTGTCATCTTTAATTTGTTTTGGCTCAGTGATTTCATTGAGTTTATGTTGCACTTTAATTTATCTAGCGCGTGGCCTGTTTCCTGGCTCACGTCCTTACTACCGATCACACTCGCCTTTTGCCTATTTTGGCTAAATTGCTACATCGGTTTTCACATGAGCGATATTAAGCGCATTGTGGTTTCAGCGAGCTTGTGCTTATTAATTTTTGGTGGAGCTTACTTAATCACCTTAAGTAACAAACCTGAATTTAGAGAGCGACCAACTTATGATGCGACGATTATGACGCCAAACTTTTTAATTGCGCCAAGTACACCGGCGAGTGAATTTATCGAAAATGCTGCTGTGGTATTTGCAAAAGCCGACGAAAAGGTTAATGAGGATTAA
- the trpS gene encoding tryptophan--tRNA ligase, with protein MSKPIVLSGCQPSGSLTLGNYLGALKQWVNMQETHECYYSIVDLHAITVRQDPKELHEACLDALALYMACGVDPDRSTIFMQSHVAAHSQLSWVLNCYAQMGELNRMTQFKDKSTRAGADINTGLFTYPVLMAADILLYNTNAVPVGDDQKQHLELARDIATRFNNLYGEIFTIPEPYIPEFGARVMSLQEPTKKMSKSDANPKNFIGLLETPKKISKKIKSAVTDSDEQARIYFDVKEKPGVSNLLSLLSCATGESIESLVPKYEDKMYGHLKGDVADAVVAMIEPIQERYAQYRNDRAFMNDVMRQGAHKASLRADAVLEKVYQAVGFIAKP; from the coding sequence ATGTCTAAACCAATCGTATTAAGTGGCTGTCAGCCGTCTGGCTCATTAACCTTAGGAAACTACCTTGGCGCCCTAAAGCAGTGGGTAAATATGCAAGAAACTCATGAGTGCTATTATTCAATTGTTGATTTGCATGCCATTACGGTTCGTCAAGATCCTAAAGAGCTACACGAAGCTTGCCTTGATGCTTTAGCCCTTTATATGGCGTGTGGTGTTGACCCAGACAGAAGCACTATTTTTATGCAATCGCATGTCGCGGCCCATAGCCAATTGAGCTGGGTGTTAAACTGTTATGCTCAAATGGGTGAGCTCAACCGCATGACGCAGTTTAAAGACAAGTCAACGCGAGCTGGCGCCGATATCAATACAGGTTTGTTTACTTACCCTGTATTGATGGCTGCTGATATCTTGTTATATAACACCAATGCCGTACCTGTAGGCGATGATCAAAAACAGCATTTGGAGTTAGCACGTGACATCGCCACGCGTTTTAATAATTTATACGGTGAAATTTTTACCATTCCTGAGCCTTATATTCCAGAATTTGGCGCACGAGTGATGAGCTTACAGGAGCCGACCAAGAAAATGTCGAAGTCTGATGCCAACCCGAAAAATTTTATCGGCTTGTTGGAAACCCCGAAAAAAATCAGTAAGAAAATCAAATCAGCGGTTACTGATTCAGACGAGCAAGCACGTATTTACTTTGACGTGAAAGAAAAGCCAGGTGTATCAAACTTATTGTCGTTGTTGTCTTGTGCTACAGGTGAAAGCATTGAAAGCTTAGTGCCTAAGTATGAAGACAAAATGTATGGCCACTTAAAAGGCGATGTTGCAGATGCTGTTGTTGCCATGATTGAACCGATTCAAGAGCGTTATGCTCAGTATCGCAATGATCGCGCTTTTATGAATGATGTTATGCGCCAAGGGGCTCATAAAGCCTCACTAAGAGCAGATGCCGTGCTTGAAAAGGTTTACCAAGCGGTAGGGTTTATCGCTAAGCCGTAA
- the rpe gene encoding ribulose-phosphate 3-epimerase — protein sequence MSSFLIAPSILSADFARLGEDTAKVLAAGADVVHFDVMDNHYVPNLTFGPMVCQSLRDYGITAPIDVHLMVKPVDALVPQFANAGASIITFHPEASDHVDRTLQLIKENGCKAGLVLNPATPLHYLDHVMDKLDVILLMSVNPGFGGQSFIPSTLDKLRQVKQRIVESGFDIRLEVDGGVKVDNIAEIAEAGADMFVAGSAIFSQPDYKAVIDKMRAELATVK from the coding sequence ATGTCTTCATTTTTAATCGCTCCATCTATTCTATCAGCTGATTTTGCTCGTTTAGGGGAAGACACGGCTAAAGTGTTAGCAGCAGGTGCAGATGTTGTTCATTTTGATGTAATGGATAATCATTATGTGCCAAATTTAACGTTTGGCCCGATGGTTTGCCAGTCGTTACGTGATTATGGCATAACTGCGCCAATCGATGTTCATTTAATGGTTAAGCCTGTTGATGCGCTAGTGCCCCAATTCGCCAATGCTGGCGCGAGTATTATTACCTTTCATCCTGAAGCGTCAGATCATGTTGATCGCACCTTACAACTAATAAAAGAAAACGGTTGTAAAGCGGGGTTAGTATTAAATCCGGCAACGCCATTACATTATTTAGATCACGTAATGGATAAACTTGATGTGATCCTATTGATGTCAGTTAACCCTGGCTTTGGCGGTCAATCATTTATTCCATCAACACTCGATAAACTGCGTCAAGTAAAACAACGCATTGTTGAGAGTGGCTTTGATATTCGTCTAGAAGTGGACGGTGGTGTTAAAGTAGATAATATTGCCGAAATAGCTGAAGCTGGCGCTGATATGTTTGTTGCCGGTTCAGCAATATTCTCACAGCCAGATTATAAGGCTGTCATTGATAAGATGCGCGCAGAATTAGCAACTGTAAAGTAA
- a CDS encoding TorF family putative porin — translation MKKSLLSVALSTIIASSALVSTQATAVEGLSANISVTSNYLWRGISQTSDAAAVSGGIDYAADNGFYAGTWVSNVDFGDSASYEVDFYAGFGGEFGDGFGYDVGYIYYGYPDSAEIDPDNEYDFGEVYGTLSYGAFSISANYGLHAQSVAVVAEDALYISADAAFEIADGLELALHIGNYSFDAKDAEDYTDYGVSLSKSGFTIGVSDTELTDDDMKVYVSYSIDFDL, via the coding sequence ATGAAAAAATCACTTTTATCGGTAGCTTTGTCTACGATCATTGCGAGCTCAGCGCTAGTGTCAACTCAAGCAACTGCTGTGGAAGGCTTATCGGCAAACATTAGCGTGACGAGTAATTATCTATGGCGTGGAATTTCACAAACTAGTGATGCTGCAGCAGTATCTGGCGGGATCGATTACGCAGCAGATAACGGCTTTTACGCGGGTACATGGGTATCAAATGTTGATTTTGGTGATTCTGCTTCGTACGAAGTAGATTTCTATGCAGGTTTTGGCGGTGAATTTGGCGATGGTTTTGGCTACGATGTCGGTTATATCTATTATGGCTACCCTGATTCGGCTGAAATCGATCCTGATAATGAATATGATTTTGGTGAAGTATACGGCACGCTTTCATATGGCGCGTTCTCTATCTCTGCCAATTACGGTTTACACGCGCAATCGGTTGCTGTCGTAGCAGAAGATGCACTTTACATCAGTGCAGATGCAGCATTTGAGATTGCTGATGGACTTGAGCTTGCCTTACACATTGGTAACTATTCATTTGACGCTAAAGATGCTGAAGATTACACCGATTATGGCGTAAGCTTAAGTAAGTCTGGTTTTACAATCGGTGTCAGCGATACAGAATTGACCGACGATGACATGAAAGTTTACGTTTCATACTCTATTGATTTCGATTTATAA
- a CDS encoding NADPH-dependent FMN reductase: MKVLAFGATNSATSINKLLAQYTASLIEGASVEVLDLNEFEMPIYSPEREAQLGSPEQAQLFYNKIGHADAIVISFAEHNGSYTAAYKNLFDWTSRIDMQVFQNKPMLMLATSPGPGGANSVLTGAINSASFFAADVKGSLSVPSFFDNFDVEKNQVTNPELQRSLVELVSKLSA, translated from the coding sequence ATGAAAGTGTTAGCATTTGGCGCAACGAACAGCGCAACGTCAATTAATAAGTTATTGGCGCAATATACTGCCTCGTTAATCGAAGGCGCTTCGGTTGAAGTGTTAGATTTAAATGAATTTGAAATGCCAATCTACTCGCCAGAGCGCGAAGCTCAGCTAGGCTCACCAGAGCAAGCCCAGTTGTTTTACAATAAAATTGGCCATGCTGACGCGATTGTTATTTCGTTTGCCGAGCACAATGGTAGCTACACCGCAGCGTATAAAAATTTATTCGATTGGACATCGCGCATTGATATGCAAGTCTTTCAAAACAAGCCGATGTTAATGCTGGCAACGTCACCAGGTCCTGGCGGTGCTAATTCGGTATTAACTGGCGCGATTAATTCTGCCTCATTTTTTGCTGCTGATGTTAAAGGTTCACTGTCGGTACCGAGTTTTTTTGATAACTTCGATGTTGAAAAAAATCAGGTGACAAACCCAGAGCTACAACGTTCATTAGTTGAGTTAGTGAGTAAGCTATCGGCTTAA